In Synechococcus sp. PCC 6312, one genomic interval encodes:
- a CDS encoding glycosyltransferase family 2 protein produces MRFTVVTPSYNQARFIERTITSVYCQETVDFNYYVGDGGSSDQTLNILQAYAEKHPNFNWQSRPDLGQADAVNQAIAATTGDIIAWINSDDIYYPGAFAAVAEIFITNPNILVIYGQANYIDAEDQVLEPYPTQAWNYEALKDICYLCQPAVFFRRTCVGQWGNLNTDLHFCLDYELWLRWGKQTNFYYLPKVLAGSRQYSLNKTIGSRVKAHAEVNQMLKHQLGFVPDRHIINYARVKTESQLNLQLSGGNQLLHNRPVPRFDLRFWCILVFFILQQYWDWHQVPSLFKVWILIRLKSKI; encoded by the coding sequence ATGCGGTTTACTGTTGTCACGCCTTCCTATAACCAGGCCCGCTTTATTGAGCGCACTATTACCAGTGTTTATTGCCAAGAAACTGTTGATTTTAACTATTATGTAGGTGATGGCGGTAGTTCTGATCAAACCCTTAATATTCTCCAGGCCTATGCTGAAAAACACCCTAATTTTAACTGGCAATCCAGACCAGACTTAGGCCAGGCCGATGCGGTAAATCAAGCCATTGCTGCAACCACCGGGGACATTATTGCCTGGATCAATTCCGATGATATTTATTATCCGGGGGCTTTTGCCGCAGTTGCCGAAATCTTCATAACAAATCCAAATATTTTAGTGATTTATGGTCAGGCTAATTATATTGATGCTGAGGATCAAGTTTTAGAACCCTACCCCACCCAGGCCTGGAATTATGAAGCCCTTAAGGATATCTGTTATCTTTGTCAACCTGCTGTTTTTTTTCGGCGTACCTGTGTTGGACAATGGGGCAACTTAAATACTGACTTACATTTTTGTTTAGATTATGAACTCTGGTTGCGCTGGGGAAAACAGACTAATTTTTACTACTTACCAAAGGTGCTAGCCGGTTCTCGTCAATACTCCCTCAATAAAACCATCGGTAGTCGAGTCAAAGCCCATGCTGAAGTGAATCAAATGTTGAAGCACCAACTGGGATTTGTACCTGATCGCCATATCATTAACTATGCTCGAGTTAAAACAGAGTCTCAGCTAAACTTACAACTATCCGGTGGCAACCAACTGCTTCACAACCGGCCTGTACCAAGATTTGATTTGAGGTTTTGGTGTATCTTAGTTTTTTTCATATTGCAACAATATTGGGATTGGCATCAGGTTCCATCTTTGTTTAAGGTATGGATATTAATCCGGTTGAAATCAAAAATTTAA